ACTGGGGTTGGTTTGTCAAGTTGTTCCTGACAACCAATATCATCGTCATGTTGGTAGGGTCTACTCTTCTGATTGCTCGTAAACGGTCAGAGATTGCCTCATCTTTTCTGGTGGCCGTCGTTTTTTTCCAAGGAATTGTTTATGGATTGTTTTTTGATTTAGGATATTTCCTCCGTAACGTTAGTGTGATTGGAGGACTTTTGTTGGCATTTTCAGACTCCATAGTGAGGGACAAGAGAAATCTTTCCATGCCAGGATTGCCTCTTATGGAGCACAAGGATAACAAGAAGTACTTTCTGCTTGCTGGCAGAATCATGCTAATCCTGCTTTTTGCAACATTTGCGttcaattccaattggTCTCTGGGAAGAATATTAGTTGTTTTGGTAGGCTTTATTACAAGTATATCTATTGTGGTGGGTTACAAGACAAAGTTTGCAGCAATTGTACTCACCCTGATGCTAATGACTTACAATGTTATAGTTAACCACTACTGGAGTTTTGGCTACAAAGATAGCAGAAGAGATTTTCTGAAATATGAATTCTTTCAGACCTTGAGTATTGTTGGAGGATTACTGATCATTGTGAGTACAGGAGCTGGAGAGTTgagttttgatgaaaagaaaaagatctATTGAGCATTGTTAGTCAGTAGATAGGTATATAGTAGGTAGAGAATATCTTCTCGAATTGACACCTCTGGCTAAAACCATCTGATCTCATCTCTTCTGTTCGCTTACACATTAGCAACTTATCCTTCCACATGACTAACAAGCCCAGAGGGATCTTACGGAACGCTCCACAGGATACCAATTATGACGAGAATGCTAaggttgatgaagaatttgacAGGAAGAAAGTCCTGGAGAACACCAATATAAACGCAAAACTGTTTAAAGACGCAGCAGATGCAGCTCAAACGAAGGGTGACAAGATCAGACAAAAgctgaaggaaaagaaacaacaactagaagaagaacatttGAAGTGGAATGAAGCTAACCTTTATATGAACGAGCAAGAGAAATGTGCCACCATGAAAATTGATGAGCCGAAAACTCCCTATGAAGGTGGTGTGGATCCCACCGGAGAGTATTACCAGgacgatgaagaggaaTTGGATAACTTCGCACTTGGAGAACCAGAGTTTACTGTACCTAAGGAGGAACAAGAGCCTTTTGAACCATCGGAACCATCGGAACCATCGTCAGAGGATAGTGAAACAGAGCATGCACCTAAAGAAACAGCTCAACAGAAACACAAGAGGTTCGAAGAGATGAGGAAACAACACTATCATCTGAAGGGCTCAGTTCTAGGAAAACCGTTATCAGTcagtgatgaagaggaagatgaaacCGAAGAGTCGAAATAATGCAccaagaaaataaaaaaaagagTATGCACCTAGTAAATAATGTGTgatcaatatcaaacaattcCCTCCTATCCATTTATCGTAATTACCTTATATGCTCTTCTCTAAAGGGAAGGTATCATGTCCGTATTATAAAAGTATACGGCACCGTTTGATGCTCATATACGCCCTCTTTCTCATGATTTCCCCTCCACCGAAGAAACTCTCTGtaagattcaaaaaattcaccATTGTTAACAAAAGTGTCATCGACGCAGGACCAGTTACCAGACTTATCCCACGTCAACCTACCATTGAGACTTTGGCATTTGACACATTCGTTACGAGTGGGAACGCCTTTTCCCGTCAGCTTGACTCCACTATTCATAGGAAATAGTAGCGTCAAAACCCAATCAGGCAACCATCGCCCTATGTAATAATGGTTCAGATGGACGTACTCGTAATGATGCTCTGTATCTAGATTGGATGGCTTCCTAGGGAACTGTGAATAGAATGTGTTTGAACGTTCGGGCACATCCCCATTGATTCTCCAGACGTCGTAGAAAGTTTCACTATCTTTAGAGGCGTAAATCTTAAAaagatttttggaagaaatcTTGATGTCATCAAACACTTTCTTCACATCATTGAATTGGTATAACAAAGGACTCGTTCTCAGAGTTTCCTTGTCATCAGATTGTATTGAATCTTGATAAAACATGACTAGGGAGAAATGTCATCTCCAACTCCGATGTCGGGGATTTTTGGTCGTGTGGTGTGTGGATCTAAGGGACCACCCCTGACGTTGCCTATTTGGGCACCAGTACAACGTTGGTTCATGTCGTGAATTGGTGTGATCTCCGATATGCTGATTAAGGACCAGATTGAGGTAGGGCATTGTGTCTGAAAATGTGCTATtggttgatgaaaaagtGTCTGAATACTGGCATTGCCCTCTGTATGCGAACAGTGTCATGAAGTCTACCAGTCAATGCATAAATTATAAACGTGGGAACTTTTGACCAATGATATCAATTCCGACTAGCTTTAGACATCAAAAACGTCATCCTCTCTGGcatcaaagaattctgTAAATGTGAAAACCGTTCCGTATATGAGAATTCCGCCGGATAGCGTTAGTATCATGGCgggaaattgaagaatatgtGAATGAAATAAAAGAATCGGGAGAGCTACTCCAGAAACGAATAAAAAAGCACTCAGGAATTTGCCAAAATCTAAAGCGTACGCCGTAGATTCGTTCagaaaatcatcaaaattgaCATTCAACTGGTTGCTGATTGCAATTGGAAGATGGGCAAAAGCAAAGACTAGTGCAATTGCCACTGGAGACCAGTTCCCATATATCGCTCCTGCTAGAACAATTAAAAGGAATCCAGCAGCCAAGACTGTGGCCAAACTAATGATTTTAGTCAACGGATTAATCTTCATTTCTTGTATGAGTGGAATTAGGACTTGTTGtcaaaacttgaatctCAAGAGCTAACGGAAAGAAATTAACTGCCAGCTGTAGGCTGGTGACTTCGCGGAATCCTGCGGATGCCTTTAGCTCTCCTTCTAGATACCTCCCGTCTACCTCACCTCCCGCCCCGCGACTTGTGAATTAATTCAAAAGAATCGCCACTCAACATCTCTCTCATCATAGAACCACACACTTAATGGTAAGTAGGATAGCCAATTAAGCAATGAGACACCCTACTGACTTTGAATTAGTTTCGAAATAATTACGACAACGATTCTGTGACGTACTCCCCAACGGGAAGACTTTTTCAGGTGGAGTACGCTCTGGAGGCCATCAAGCAGGGATCTGCTACTGTAGGTCTAGTTTCGAAGACTCATGTAGTTTTAGTTGCATTGAAGAGGAATGCCGAAGAATTGGGTTCCTACCAGAAGAAAATTATTGAAATCGATGATCACATGGGTATAGCATTAGCCGGTTTAGCTCCTGATGCCAGAGTGTTGTCCAATTATCTGAGACAGCAGGCTATGAATTCCAAGATGGTTTTCAACAGGCCGTTATCTATTACAAAAGCTGCATTTTCCATAGCGGACAAAGCTCAAGAGAACACACAACAGTACGGTGGAAGGCCATACGGAGTAGGTCTTTTGGTTGGAGGTGTTGATGAGACAGGACCTCATCTGTTTGAGTTCCAACCTTCAGGATCTGTTCTTGAGTATCACGGAGCTGCTCTTGGAGCTAGATCACAAGCGGGTAGAACGCTGTTGGAAAGATCTTTGGAGGAGATCAAAACTGCTTCACGTCAAGAATTAATCAAGTTGGGCTTGCTTGCCCTGAGAGACACGTTAGCTCAAGATAAGGAGCTTACTGCTGCTAACACAAGTGTCAGCGTCGTTGGAatagatgaaaaatttacTCTTtacgatgatgaagatgtcCAACAGTGGCTAGACCTTCTAGATTCCACTGCCAATTCCAGAAATAGAGATACTCACGACGCTCCAGAAGATGACAATGACAACACGACTGCTCCAGATGCAGGCGTCGATACGGAAGGAGATGTTCCTGTACAGGATGCTGATTAGAAAATTGAACATGTCTATTAATTACTACTTCTCTACTGCCTCATATCAAAACTTGCAAACCTTCATACTCCACTTCCTCGCAATTTTCTTGTGGTTGATCATTCTCATGTACCAGCAcagcaaaatcaacagTCTCATTGAGCACAATCATTGGAGCGTGCCACACCCCAGCTCCATATGTAACAGCCTGGTTTCCCTTGCAAATGAATGCTGTTAACGTCGACAAATCGGGCAGTTTTTGATCAGTAGTTTCATCATTCAACGCACAAATCACCATATAAGTGTCTTTTTCCTTGCTAATACCCATAGGAAGGAAAGTTTGAGTAGTATACGGGTgtctttccaaaacttttccaGTGTAAACCCGATTTCCTTGATCGGATTTCGTAAGTGTATTGGGGACGGTACATCTGAAGATATTCCAATTTATGGTCGCTGGATTTCCACTTGGACAGGAGGAGTAATTGTTGACAATCTGAGAGACCTGGAAGAGCTTAATAGCAGTTCCTTGGTTGGCAGCACTTTTATGTGGGTGATCTAATTGCTGATCAGTACAAATAATGGACCCAAAAGGTTTAAACGAAGCTGGAGTCAATGGCTGTGTCGGTATGGTTGTCTTGGCTGATGACTTATGTATGTATACCATGATTTGATTGCAGTAATCTTGAATTTGGTTGCAGGTGCAGAGACTGGTGGATTTTATGTTAGGTTTTTTTCCTCCAATCTCGATGTAGTGATTGGCCTACgacttttcaaagatgtcTAATGATAAGGCTTACTATGTCTCGAAAGATCCTCCGCTGATGTACTCACAAATAAACGAAGACTTGTGGGTAACGTTGACAAGCTCCGAGAGGAAGAAACTACTCCAGAGTTTCTTATCAATCGTCTAGAGCATTCCAGTCCGGTGCTTCTGAAATGATGCTGAAAAGACGATAGCCTCACCGAATCGCAGAACAATAGGAGTTTTCTCGATTTTCTCATTTCGCTTCCAGTATCGCAATCTTCTCTGATTGCGCTGAAAGAAACTAAGCTTCTAGCATATAATCCTTAACAATGCCTTCTGGAACATCACACTGGGAACAAgttgaattttctttcaagaagcaTCAGAAGGGATGTCATCTGGTGACTTCTGAAGtgctttcaaagattcctcaattgaaagattaCACAATTGGTACGCTGACAGTATTTATCAAACACACTTCAGCAGCTTTAACCCTTAACGAAAACTGTGACCCCTCAGTGAGAGTAGATATGCACAATACGTTGGCACGTATTGCTCCCGAAGATGAGAGGTTGTATACGCACAATGATGAAGGACCAGATGACATGCCAGGACATGTGAAATCCTCTCTCCTTGGTGCCTCTGTAACGATTCCAATCACCAATGGACGACTAAACACAGGAACCTGGCAAGGCATCTGGCTATGTGAATTCAGAGATGAAGTTTATAGAGGAAGAACAGCAGTGGCCACAATTAACGGGCTGAAGGCTAAATAGAAAAGGGAGATTATTTATTCGAAAAGCTTAAATATTATTAATTTCTATTAACGATAATCAGCTTAGATCTTATAAATATTTGTAATATAGAGTTTAACAACTGATATGCTGTTGCAAATAGGCAACGTGGCCGAGTGGTTAAGGCGAAAGATTAGAAATCTTTTGGGCTCTGCCCGCGCAGGTTCGAGTCCTGCCGTTGTCGTtatctttttttgtttccttttcgACTAAATTTTACTATTTCCCCAGAAAACAGCCTGGACGACAAACAATTACATTACCAGCATTTTCTACCCTCGGGTACTTAAACCTCAATTATTCATCGTACCCTTAACAAATTAGTGTTTGTGCCATTACTAGTAGCACTCACATCTTCACGGTTTAGCGATCATCTTCTGTTTACCTTTTTGCCGGTCCTAATCACAGCCACATAGGGCCTCCCCCAATGAATCTTCCCATAGAAATATGGTCATTAATCAGTGACCATCTAGACGGAAATGATTTAATCAAAACGAGAATGACAAATCATTGCATGTGGCAAAAGCTACAGGATAATGAACTGTGGAGACCTAAATTGGAAGACTTTTACTCTTTAAATAAAGACTGTGAGTATCAACAGTACCAAGATAAAGGGCAGTTGTTTCAACTGTATGCTAAGAAAAGATCGATCAAGAGTCAATTAAAAGGCTGGCTTTTGAATCTCTGTAATGGAACCGGCCAGTTAAAGGACTTTCAGTATTGGAGGAATGATTTGGTCcccatttttcttcaattaCAGAATGAATTTCAAGACATTGAACGTTTGACTGAACGATTTTTCATATCTAATtgtcttcaagttcataGATACTCCATTTTCTACCAACTGCTGTTGAGCGTGTgtcagaaaaaaaaagacttATTGTTGGAAGACGTTTTCATCGCATTCCATGCCCTTCATGATAGTTTTTAtgacaatttcaagagGCGAAATCAAGTTTACAAAAGATTGACAAAGAGCCAAATAGTTGAAAAAAACTTCTTGTCGAATACTCAAGTTGTTCTTACCATTTTACAAGCTCTTCGACGTTCCAATCTTAcacttcttcatccatTGGAACTGTCAGCAATGGCGCAGAAAGCATGTTTGCAATTAGGAATCAAGACAACCATACACAAAATGTTCTTAGAGGTCTCTGATCCAACCTATAAATCTGGTTCCAGCTTTCTGTATATATCAAAAGACCAAGTGTTATCTTACAGTCGGGAGAATATGTTCAGACTTCTGGCGAGAAGAAGCATAAACTTTACGGATCTAGAGGTGTCAATTCCTCAGTTCATTGAGCGACTATGCTATCATCTTAATTTGAGTCCGTTTGTTGTGTCATTGTACCGGATTTTCTGTCAGAATGACTGTTCTTACTTCGAGTTCCAGACTCACAAGACAATAGTCGGTGACTTTTTAAGAAAACAGTTCCAGCTTCATTTGCCTGTGCTCCAGAATTTATTTCccaattttcaagattttggcGTTGTTGAATTGGACATATCGTCGTTACAAAAAGACTACGTGACTTGCCTCTACTCGTACCTCTATCTTACCAACCAGCATAGCTCTACGCAGTTTCCTATTGGCAGCGTTATCAAAACAAGAAACAATGAGTCTGCGGCAATCATAGGAAACAAGGTTCAAAGAGATTTTGTAGGTACGAACAAAGTGGTTATCTACTATCACTGCCTGACAAACAAGAATGCGCCAGTGATATGCCAAGAAGGATCCATCATCAGGCAGAAAGTTGAGGATGTCAACGAGTTATTCCCCAATTTAGACGAGCTAGGATGTTTTTTCAAACGCTATGACAAATCGAGTGGAATGTTTGTCCCCAATATCTACTTGGAGCGGTATTTGCATATATCTGTGAAGTAGAAAGCATTGTGCTTGATCCAAGTTTGGGGTACCCTCGAATACTCAAGTTCTGGATGTTACAAACTTTCCATGCACAGAAGACTGCTCTACAGAGTAATGTCCACGCTAGAATCACAACTGAAATCCACAGATGGATCCGTGCTGGTGAAAACAAGTACAGGAAAGATTAAAGTACGCAAAGGTCAGACGGAAGAAGCTTTCCTAGAACAAAAGCAACAGTTTTTGGAAACGGGACCTCAAATTAACGACTATAACTGGCTTATAGAAGATTATGACAAGAGACTAGAAAAGTTCACTCAGTTGGCCCcagaggaaagaaaaggcaAGCACTTTTTTGATCCCTTGAACAAGGTTGATACAGAAAAAATTATACGATGTTTGAACCTTCTGTACTATGAGAAGAGATACGATGAGTGTCTCCAAAGATGTCATTTCCTAATAGGTATCGAAGATGCCGATATTgagaagaacaagaaatttcagcttttcaaaagcGATGTCGCTTCTATCAAATCGGCCTGTGAATTGAAATCGTCTTGAACAATCGTACCCATTCTTTATACATAGACGTATCATTATGATACATTAATAACTGCTAATTCataatttttcataaaATAATCCGGACTTCAACGCTGCTAACGGTACGTTTTGAAAGTATTGAGTCATCGtcctctttttcaaattcatcaagTACTTTCACGCTACCAGTGAACACCTCAACCCTGTAGTTTTTCAACTGGAAGTAAACTCCTATGCTTAAAACTTTCGGTATGCTCTTACCCATACCCTTCACTATAAATACCTTGTTCTTGGCCTGTGTCgcattcaacttttcaacttttttaCTGATTTGCTTGATGGCACTCACATATAATGTGCTGGACTTGACAAAAAatgtatttttttcttctgttaCCTTGTACTTCCTCATGGGAGGATGCTTTATAAGTGTCCCATCtattctttctcttttcatAATGGGTCTGAGGGAATACTATAGACTCCACAAGTTTGAATCCTCAATAGAAACTTCTGTGCACACTTACGAGCCGATTGGAAGTCCCGCGAAGGCCTTCCAAGCATTTCGTCCTCCTAACTATCGACCTGTCTGTGATACTCTTACCTTCTCCAACACGCCTCATGTTTCCCCCTACCCTTTTAGAATTAAAGGCTAATAAGCCGACCACGATGATGCTAGCCTCGCCTCCATCCCTCATCCCTCAACAGGGTATCGAAAAAGCAAAACCTAAATCCGTTAACTTACAACTCAACAAGCTGAAATACAAGAAAGCTTGGGAATTGGCATACAGTCCTGCCAAAAACATCCCAATGAATCTGATAATGATGTACTTCTCTCCCAACTCCCTTCAAATTATTTCCATTATGATGACCATCAATCTGTTCACTACACCCCTCAAAGATATATTCAATTGCAACGAAATATTCGAAAAATCGGTAGACGTATCCGTGATTGACACTTACGACTTGATCatgatgaaattgttctTTATTGTTTGCCATTTCGGAACATTGCTGGTTGGTATGTGGAAGCTGAACAATATGGGAATCATTCCTACAAAGGCAGATTTCATTGGATCTATAAACAATACTCTAGAAACGATATAAAATTACATCTAACCAGCGGTGctcttcttgaacttgtATCCAAAACGAGCAAACCTGCCACTTCCACTGATACTGGCTATTGCCGAATTTTGTTGCAACTCGTTTGCctcttctccaatttcTGGCTCCCTTTCCAGTTTATGTATTGCAGAGATGGCATCTTCCGGTTTAATCCTGTCGTATTTTCTCATTCTGATTGATTGCTCTCTGAACTCATCTAGAGTTCCCGATTTCAGCAAGTTGATCAGCTGCCTCAATTCTATGAATGTTGATTGTAACGATACCGAGGTTGGGATACTGTGCTCTTCTAtggatttttcttcatcttcatctgcaggttggttttgattttgCCCATTGAGTTCATTAATGATTGATTCGATATACGTGATGTCCATGTCGAAATTGTAGATAGCCTCCTTGGTGAATAGACTGCTTCTTTTCAGAAAATCCAAGAAATAGCTCGATAACAGATCAAAAGTACGCAAAAGCAATAGAGACTTGACGGTTCGAGGCaaattggagaaagttGATGTAAACATCATTTGTAGGAACTGGCCAATATCTTTTATGAAAATGTTGGGCTCTGGATTTTGCTCTTTTGTCCTCCAATTGTAGTCGACAAAGTCCAAAAGATCCTCCACTTTTGTATCTACCATTTCAAACAGTTTGTCCTCTGCCAATTTCCTCGTTGCTAGAAAATTATCATAGGCAGTCAAATGAATGGAATCTATCGACCTGGATTCAGAAGAATAGGATAGCAAGTTCTCAATCTCTCTCAcacttgttgaaaaaaattccaagttgatcaaattcTGGGCGATCACTTCTTTAATCGTTGACTCAATTTTATGACGAAGGTTCTTTATAACGATATTATTCAAAACAGAGTCAATCGTCTCAATTGTGATCCGCAGAATTTCTCTTCCTTGATAAGAATAAAAGTCATCGATGAATTCGTTCACTTCTTTGATaagattttgaatttgaaggCAGGTCATTGGGTATATTGATGAGAATGGTAACTGTTTGGGAAACCTATTATTTGACGGCGTGTGTCTGTACCAGGATATGATCGAGATTGACTTATAAGACTCCATATCTTTAACAACCAGAGGCATAGAGTCATCAGCATTCATGTTCTTGACTAACTCAATCTTAAAATTGTTGGTGATGATCTTCATGTATCTCTGCAAGATGCAAAGTAGTATGCTATAAAGGTTTTCGATCGGATAGTCACATTGTTCTAGGATCTGAATGGAACAACAAATGagcttcttgaaaaaaataatgtCATCTAAAGTGGTTATTTTCTCATCCACATGCTTCTTTAAAATTGGAACCAGACGTTTACAGATAGTAACAAACATCTCTCTTGATTCGTTAGATGACCTGAGCTTGAAATGGGTCTTAACCCCAATGAGCCTATCACAAACCAGCAGACCTATCAAACTGTAAATGAAATCCCTCAGTTGATTTCTATCAAGAAACATCTCCTGGGAAGGGTTTGAATTATACATCGGATAAACTAATCGATCCTTTTTTATTAGccattcttttttgaactgttctttcaattcGTCAAGCTCGTTGATGGTATCATAAACCATCATGCTGTCATAAACGCTGTCTAAAGTAATATTATTCAACGAGAAGGggtcaaaagttttgaatttgtcaGGCCGAACCGATAACTCAATGGGGGAGTTAATGCTGTATTGTGCAAGTATAGGGTTCTGTGATCTTGTTTCCGCCCAATAACTATTCAAAGCTTGcagttgttgaaaacaGTCATCGCCAATTGTATGGAAATGTCTCTCCAGATTACCCAGCCATTTCTTCACGAAACTAaaagaatcttctttgatcatTTTGTGCAAAGTAGGTACCGAAGAGATGATCTTTTTGGTAAACTCAAACGTTTCGATTTCGTTCAAATGTATATTGAccaaatcttgaagatttttcaatgcATGATAAaagcttttctttccaatcaaatcaatgaTCTTATTGGTGAGCTCTAATATCTGTAGACAGGATTTCAGTACGAATATCGTTTCATTGATCTTATTGTACAACTTTTTGTATTTTATGCTGACTTTATTTTTCTCATTAAGCACCTTACCCGTAGATTCTAGATCGTCGTTTATCTCCAAAACTTTGTATCTAAGGTCATCAGATATCTTCTTCACTTCTATGATGCTTCCCACGGCCAATTTTATATCTGACGAACCTTTGACCGAGACTTCCTGCAATTGTTGCTCTTTATCACAAACTGTCTCCTGTAGGGTTTCGATGAGGTTATCCAGTCCGTTATTCTTTATGGCTGTTCGAATGATTGGTCcaatgttttcaatgtaGTCATCTGAGCTCAATGAGTGGAGCAACAACGACTCTTTGCTCACCTCATTGGAATGTGTAAGCATTCTCTGGGGATAATGTTTGGTTCAATCCTTTGTTTCGTTCTTATGGAACGTCAGAAGACGGAATCGCGCGTTTCTAACAATGTGGGCAGGGAAGATTGGAATGCCAAACCGGCAATCCAATGCAATGAAAACATTTACAATTGGATGTAATTAATGAAAATAAGCTTACTGTCACTAGTGTTGTTATGAATAGAGTTATCATAGTTGGTCAGAAAAAGACTGCCAAAATTGCCCTTTTGAGAAGCTTATTTGAAGGGGTTACTGAGAGAAGTGATGGCGATGACAATTCTGGGTTAATATTGAGTAATGTTCCTCTGTCCACCCGTTACTATTCTTGCAATTTAGATTTCATGGTTGATGAGTATGATGACTCAAAAGAATGGGAGGATTGGTGCGAGGAGATACTAAGCGTCGAAGCTCTCGAGTTGCGAGAGGCTATCAATGGAATTATATTCAtatttgatttctcttcaaagagtATTCTCCAAGATTTGACAAAATTGTCTAAAGTCTACGATCAAATAGAGCAAGATTTTTTACTAAGAAATAAAGATTCGATACAATGGGAGGGCATCAAACTTGCAGTTGGATTTTCCCGTTCTCCCGTAGCTCAACAACTACTGGATGAAGTGTATGATGCCAGTCTTGAAAAGGGAATTGAACTGGTTGATCTTAGCATAGCATCGCAGGAGAATGCTTACGGCGAAGCTACTGGCATCCGAAGagtcaaagaaattttggagactTGCAGTTGGCCTGATGTGGTGAAACTTCGCTGAACACTTTGTTGGTCAAATACTAAAACCAGAAATATAGTAATAAAGTCATTGAGCAGCTCTTTACTAGTCCAATCTTGTATTTGGCCAGAATCTTATTTTCCCTTCATCTACGCGTCTTTTTCTCCCTTCATCGATTCTTTCCAGCCTCTTCCTATCAGCGAACGGAGATAATTCAGGCATTTATTTTCCTTTACATAACCATGATTAGAACATTTGTAAGAAACATATCCTACAAACCCCAACCACAATTGGTAAGTATCAGTACTCCCTTGCAGTTGTGAAGAGTGCTAACCTCTAGTTCATTCACGAACTCCCCTCCTTGAATAAAGCCAAACTTTCCTTCCATGAAAACCCGAATAAGCTGGAAGTTGGCATAATCAATAACGTTCAGGGCAAATCCCTTGAGAACTTGAAGATCTTACCCAAAGACTTCGAAGAAAACAAGGAGTTTCTCTCCAAGTTACAAGAGATCATTAAAAATAATATTCAAAATGATTTTGCTTTCATAGTTGAAGCTGGTGCCTATCCTTCGTCCCACTTACCAATTTACGATTTCAGGCTCCCTCCTTCCCATGGAAGGATACCAGAAGTGGAGAATGTTTTCGGATACGTCAAAGTTTCAGACGATGGTGTTATAGAACCGGGATCATATCAATCAAATAATATGTACAGATTATTGTCAGGAACTGATGGTCCCATTAATCTTAGTGATTACCTACTAGAACAAATACAGAATAGCTGAACTATTTCACtagaaatcaaaaaactcatCTTTGTCTCCCAATATCCGCGTATGGTTGTCtaatttgttcaatttttccaggGCCTTCAATCGTATTTCATTAAATGGTTCTTTAGGATTGACTtggttgttggaaactGATGCTATGGCCAACCTATTGAACAACTCTGAGACTTTATAATTCTCAATAGGGTCCAACAGACAACTGTAATTAGAATCCATTGGGTCTTTGAATGCGATTAAAGTTAAAACGTTTTTAATCCTTCGATCAAATTGGGGAATCGTatcaaatttggaaaataaTTCTTTGGAATAGGCTATTATACCATTTACATTGTCTTTCTTTACCAGATTTATCAATTTTAACAACATCAGATTGAACGATAGACTCACTGATGAAACTAGCTGCGGGAAGTGTTGCTTAATATTGGCGATTGCCTCGTCAATTTCACCACTTTCAATGAGAGACTTTATCTTGCCTCTAGCACCAATCTTGGGGTATGCCGTGTTACTCTGTTCAAACTCCAGACTAGTATCTTCCCTCAAATCATCTACGCAATCCTGCCATCCATTCCTCTCGAAATGACTGTGGATCAATTTATTCAAGCAATACGAGGGATCTTTAGACAAAACTGCTGGGATTTTAAGTTCTTGCAGATCGCA
This window of the Komagataella phaffii GS115 chromosome 2, complete sequence genome carries:
- a CDS encoding Late endosomal protein involved in late endosome to vacuole trafficking, whose product is MKINPLTKIISLATVLAAGFLLIVLAGAIYGNWSPVAIALVFAFAHLPIAISNQLNVNFDDFLNESTAYALDFGKFLSAFLFVSGVALPILLFHSHILQFPAMILTLSGGILIYGTVFTFTEFFDAREDDVFDV
- a CDS encoding Alpha 6 subunit of the 20S proteasome is translated as MFRNNYDNDSVTYSPTGRLFQVEYALEAIKQGSATVGLVSKTHVVLVALKRNAEELGSYQKKIIEIDDHMGIALAGLAPDARVLSNYLRQQAMNSKMVFNRPLSITKAAFSIADKAQENTQQYGGRPYGVGLLVGGVDETGPHLFEFQPSGSVLEYHGAALGARSQAGRTLLERSLEEIKTASRQELIKLGLLALRDTLAQDKELTAANTSVSVVGIDEKFTLYDDEDVQQWLDLLDSTANSRNRDTHDAPEDDNDNTTAPDAGVDTEGDVPVQDAD
- a CDS encoding Ureidoglycolate hydrolase, which translates into the protein MVYIHKSSAKTTIPTQPLTPASFKPFGSIICTDQQLDHPHKSAANQGTAIKLFQVSQIVNNYSSCPSGNPATINWNIFRCTVPNTLTKSDQGNRVYTGKVLERHPYTTQTFLPMGISKEKDTYMVICALNDETTDQKLPDLSTLTAFICKGNQAVTYGAGVWHAPMIVLNETVDFAVLVHENDQPQENCEEVEYEGLQVLI
- a CDS encoding Subunit of both RNase MRP; amino-acid sequence: MKRERIDGTLIKHPPMRKYKVTEEKNTFFVKSSTLYVSAIKQISKKVEKLNATQAKNKVFIVKGMGKSIPKVLSIGVYFQLKNYRVEVFTGSVKVLDEFEKEDDDSILSKRTVSSVEVRIIL
- a CDS encoding Essential 113kDa subunit of the exocyst complex, with translation MLTHSNEVSKESLLLHSLSSDDYIENIGPIIRTAIKNNGLDNLIETLQETVCDKEQQLQEVSVKGSSDIKLAVGSIIEVKKISDDLRYKVLEINDDLESTGKVLNEKNKVSIKYKKLYNKINETIFVLKSCLQILELTNKIIDLIGKKSFYHALKNLQDLVNIHLNEIETFEFTKKIISSVPTLHKMIKEDSFSFVKKWLGNLERHFHTIGDDCFQQLQALNSYWAETRSQNPILAQYSINSPIELSVRPDKFKTFDPFSLNNITLDSVYDSMMVYDTINELDELKEQFKKEWLIKKDRLVYPMYNSNPSQEMFLDRNQLRDFIYSLIGLLVCDRLIGVKTHFKLRSSNESREMFVTICKRLVPILKKHVDEKITTLDDIIFFKKLICCSIQILEQCDYPIENLYSILLCILQRYMKIITNNFKIELVKNMNADDSMPLVVKDMESYKSISIISWYRHTPSNNRFPKQLPFSSIYPMTCLQIQNLIKEVNEFIDDFYSYQGREILRITIETIDSVLNNIVIKNLRHKIESTIKEVIAQNLINLEFFSTSVREIENLLSYSSESRSIDSIHLTAYDNFLATRKLAEDKLFEMVDTKVEDLLDFVDYNWRTKEQNPEPNIFIKDIGQFLQMMFTSTFSNLPRTVKSLLLLRTFDLLSSYFLDFLKRSSLFTKEAIYNFDMDITYIESIINELNGQNQNQPADEDEEKSIEEHSIPTSVSLQSTFIELRQLINLLKSGTLDEFREQSIRMRKYDRIKPEDAISAIHKLEREPEIGEEANELQQNSAIASISGSGRFARFGYKFKKSTAG